In a single window of the Desulfovibrio sp. ZJ209 genome:
- the traT gene encoding complement resistance protein TraT, protein MHARLPLLCLILLTVILSCSCIRQREAESAEIRVLRSGELTPVENDDVPDKMYVDVRDMTGRALRLPASAGRNLERTRVTLVENPSEAGYILQVSLLDEGTVSPEALEEIVNAGYGAPARFSGRGAHGLLADVLLVQRKVPSHARPSRARLKNITSRNAVGSSQMRLGLLVPHEEPRHNALPSSFARTLAHELDEALGRP, encoded by the coding sequence ATGCACGCGCGACTGCCCCTCCTCTGCCTCATCCTGCTCACGGTCATCCTCTCCTGCTCCTGCATCCGCCAGCGCGAGGCCGAAAGCGCGGAGATCCGCGTGCTGCGCTCGGGCGAGCTCACGCCCGTGGAAAACGACGACGTGCCCGACAAGATGTATGTGGACGTGCGCGACATGACCGGCCGCGCCCTGCGCCTGCCCGCCAGCGCCGGCCGCAATCTCGAGCGCACGCGCGTCACCCTTGTGGAAAACCCGAGCGAGGCGGGCTATATCCTGCAGGTCTCCCTGCTCGACGAAGGCACGGTGAGCCCGGAGGCGCTGGAAGAGATCGTGAACGCGGGCTACGGCGCGCCGGCGCGCTTTTCGGGCCGCGGGGCGCACGGGCTGCTCGCCGACGTGCTGCTCGTGCAGCGCAAGGTGCCGAGCCACGCCCGGCCGAGCCGCGCCAGGCTCAAGAACATCACGAGCCGCAACGCCGTGGGCTCGAGCCAGATGCGCCTCGGGCTGCTCGTGCCCCACGAGGAGCCGAGGCACAATGCGCTGCCCTCCTCCTTCGCGCGCACCCTCGCGCACGAGCTCGACGAGGCCCTGGGGCGTCCCTGA
- a CDS encoding glycosyltransferase family 9 protein encodes MGVDVLVCNLTRFGDLLQSQPLMSALHSAGHRVGLLCLENFAPATPLLRDVDAVWTLPGARLMAGLDRSWQAAAGDLLGFARTVREEAGAPRVLNLTPTLPARLLTRLLAARPEDTLGFGLDAEGFGVNHGLWATFLGVATRQRLNAPFNVVDMFRMTGQPLLRGAAPAGSPFSLREPAPEALAWADSFLAAAGDTPSGGHVAFQLGASEARRQWPAERFAALGDILWREAGIRPLLLGSAAEAPLAEAYARAAKHPFANAVGATDIPKLAALLRRSRLLVTNDTGTMHLAAGLGVRSLAFFFATAQPWDTGPYLDDCCCLEPALACHPCAFGRACTEGERCRSLPEAGPVARLALGYLISGSWEAGLSAELCAQVRVWQTGFDADGFATVRSLSGHGEEARSLWLSELRGFWRQLLDDLGRVEVAPQAGTVATTPPPVVALADAPQAAAVLTQGAALLDALTAAGALAGKSPQAGQLFLRNCERLQQVLDGCRPLASLGAFWRELRETRGGAMDELLPSLAILGRHMRAFAGRLGVTGA; translated from the coding sequence ATGGGCGTTGACGTTCTCGTCTGCAACCTGACGCGCTTCGGGGATCTTCTGCAAAGCCAGCCCCTCATGAGCGCCCTTCATTCGGCCGGCCACCGGGTCGGCCTGCTGTGCCTGGAAAATTTCGCGCCCGCCACGCCGCTGCTCAGGGATGTGGACGCCGTGTGGACCTTGCCGGGCGCGCGCCTCATGGCCGGCCTCGACCGCTCCTGGCAGGCGGCCGCGGGGGACCTGCTCGGTTTCGCGCGCACGGTGCGCGAGGAGGCCGGCGCCCCCCGCGTGCTCAACCTGACGCCCACCCTGCCCGCGCGCCTTTTGACGCGCCTCCTCGCAGCACGCCCGGAAGACACGCTGGGCTTCGGGCTGGACGCCGAGGGCTTCGGCGTGAACCACGGCCTCTGGGCCACCTTCCTTGGCGTGGCCACGCGCCAGCGCCTCAACGCACCTTTTAATGTTGTGGACATGTTCCGCATGACCGGCCAGCCCCTGCTGCGGGGCGCGGCCCCTGCGGGGAGCCCCTTTTCCCTGCGCGAACCCGCGCCGGAGGCTCTTGCCTGGGCCGACAGCTTCCTTGCCGCGGCGGGCGACACGCCGTCCGGGGGGCATGTGGCCTTCCAGCTCGGCGCCAGCGAGGCGCGGCGCCAGTGGCCGGCGGAACGCTTCGCGGCCCTCGGGGACATCCTCTGGCGCGAGGCCGGCATCCGGCCCCTGCTCTTGGGCTCGGCCGCGGAGGCGCCGCTGGCCGAGGCCTATGCCCGGGCGGCAAAGCACCCCTTCGCCAATGCCGTGGGCGCCACGGACATCCCGAAGCTGGCCGCGCTGCTTCGGCGCTCGCGCCTGCTCGTCACCAATGACACGGGCACCATGCACCTCGCCGCCGGCCTCGGCGTGCGCTCCCTGGCCTTCTTTTTCGCCACGGCCCAGCCCTGGGACACCGGGCCCTATCTCGACGACTGCTGCTGCCTCGAGCCGGCGCTTGCCTGCCATCCCTGCGCCTTCGGCCGCGCCTGCACCGAGGGCGAACGCTGCCGCAGCCTCCCAGAGGCCGGCCCGGTGGCGCGGCTCGCCCTCGGCTACCTCATTTCGGGCAGTTGGGAGGCAGGCCTTTCAGCGGAACTTTGCGCGCAGGTGCGCGTCTGGCAAACGGGTTTTGACGCGGACGGTTTCGCCACCGTGCGTTCCCTTTCCGGCCACGGGGAGGAAGCACGCAGCCTGTGGCTTTCGGAATTGCGCGGCTTCTGGCGTCAGCTTCTTGACGATCTCGGCCGCGTCGAAGTCGCCCCTCAGGCCGGAACAGTCGCCACAACGCCGCCCCCGGTCGTAGCCTTGGCCGACGCGCCGCAGGCCGCCGCCGTATTGACGCAGGGCGCGGCCCTGCTGGACGCCCTCACGGCCGCCGGCGCCCTCGCGGGCAAGAGCCCGCAGGCCGGGCAACTTTTTCTCCGCAACTGCGAGCGCCTCCAGCAGGTGCTGGACGGCTGCAGGCCGCTCGCCTCCCTCGGGGCTTTCTGGCGCGAGCTTCGTGAGACGCGCGGCGGCGCCATGGACGAGCTTCTGCCTTCGCTCGCCATCCTCGGCCGCCATATGCGCGCCTTCGCGGGGCGGCTCGGGGTGACGGGCGCGTGA
- the pyrE gene encoding orotate phosphoribosyltransferase has product MQQEQKRRLARILKEKSYREGDFVLASGRRSDYYFDCRVTALSAEGSWLIGSLFNDLLSDLAIRGVGGMTLGADPLVTATTVISWERGRPLHGLIVRKEAKGHGTGQFVEGLGNFAPGDAVAMLEDVVTTGGSLLKACERVRDAGLEIAAVCAILDREEGGREAIAEAGYNLLSLFTRKELVDLAR; this is encoded by the coding sequence ATGCAGCAGGAGCAAAAGCGCCGCCTCGCCCGCATCCTCAAGGAAAAATCCTACCGGGAGGGGGATTTCGTCCTCGCTTCGGGCCGCAGGAGCGACTATTATTTCGATTGCCGCGTCACCGCGCTCTCGGCCGAGGGCTCGTGGCTCATCGGCTCGCTCTTCAACGACCTTCTTTCCGACCTCGCCATCCGCGGCGTGGGCGGCATGACCCTCGGCGCCGACCCCTTGGTCACGGCCACCACGGTCATCTCGTGGGAGCGCGGCCGCCCGTTGCACGGGCTTATCGTGCGCAAGGAGGCCAAGGGCCACGGCACCGGGCAGTTCGTGGAAGGGCTCGGCAATTTCGCGCCGGGCGACGCCGTCGCCATGCTCGAGGATGTGGTGACGACCGGCGGCTCCCTGCTCAAGGCCTGTGAGCGCGTGCGCGACGCGGGCCTCGAGATCGCGGCCGTCTGCGCCATCCTCGACCGGGAGGAGGGCGGCCGCGAGGCCATCGCCGAGGCGGGCTACAACCTGCTCTCGCTCTTCACCCGCAAGGAGCTCGTCGACCTTGCCCGCTGA
- a CDS encoding L,D-transpeptidase family protein → MACALAACLLSGGALTAPPAALADNWQATLRNEGLPSKLVGVDKKHKTFHYFEKKSPLKLRYSYPCVTGQLDGDKQQVNDLKTPEGVYFVEYKIAGGLDFREYGGIAYTLNYPNPVDRLRGKTGHGIWIHSKGFDLVPTKGCVAIGLKDIAEVGPLLTPGTAVVLAEEFDAARQPAPDDGTAAELRGLMRDWSDAWASRSDALFDFYDAPAYSRATEDFGAFRRNKERLFKILSFIKIYNREIHALEGPGYWVTWSEQFYTASNLSTEGIRRLYWQKGGDGKFRIVGMEWTPRDVGMQADFKQGRLVAEAPRNVRTDAGGADPEMPVAPRLDMPEAPAVGAVAAPAKPVAAGAEQQPKAGPAIAAAAASADAGQLVAISDPLVPRKTPVAPPAEITWGSGRSMDARQGAPGAEAPPAVPAPGPAETPATPPQEPAPAAAPPQAVTPAPQAAPVPEAAPAQEAAPQAFTAEDKAALARDVRAWNKAFAERSADIADFYDRKEYNRLPHALGVPRGPSYDSAMRALQREFRQPWMRVVEREPVLEYHYPVAVSRCEQMVVGPEGAVQGLRTLWWRKDADGEFRIVGSEFKPGEYGLAADYLELVSGEVSRAVEAWRKAWEGARVDDYMAFYTPDAVQGGRAGSRTIRSQKEGLWGRVKPTMVNLSGLRLAMDRRGIRADMTQAYADSAGRSDRGVKTLLLRYDGKDWRIQREDWAPEAPAR, encoded by the coding sequence ATGGCGTGCGCACTTGCGGCGTGCCTCCTTTCCGGGGGCGCCCTGACCGCGCCCCCGGCCGCGCTGGCCGACAACTGGCAGGCCACCCTGCGCAACGAGGGGCTGCCGTCCAAGCTCGTGGGCGTGGACAAGAAGCACAAGACCTTCCATTATTTTGAAAAAAAGAGCCCGCTCAAGCTCCGCTATTCCTACCCCTGCGTGACGGGCCAGCTTGACGGCGACAAGCAGCAGGTGAACGACCTGAAGACGCCCGAGGGCGTGTACTTTGTGGAATACAAGATCGCGGGCGGCCTCGACTTCCGCGAATACGGCGGCATCGCCTATACCCTGAACTACCCGAACCCGGTGGACCGCCTGCGCGGCAAGACCGGCCACGGCATCTGGATCCACAGCAAGGGCTTCGACCTCGTGCCCACCAAGGGCTGCGTGGCCATCGGCCTCAAGGACATCGCCGAAGTGGGCCCCCTGCTCACGCCGGGCACGGCCGTGGTGCTCGCCGAGGAGTTCGACGCCGCCCGCCAGCCCGCGCCGGACGACGGCACGGCCGCGGAGCTTCGCGGCCTTATGCGCGACTGGAGCGACGCCTGGGCCTCGCGCTCCGACGCGCTCTTCGATTTTTACGACGCCCCTGCCTATTCCCGCGCCACCGAGGATTTCGGCGCCTTCCGCCGCAACAAGGAACGGCTCTTCAAGATCCTGAGCTTCATCAAGATCTACAACCGCGAGATCCACGCCCTCGAAGGCCCCGGCTACTGGGTCACGTGGTCGGAGCAGTTCTACACCGCCTCCAACCTTTCCACCGAGGGTATCCGGCGCCTCTACTGGCAAAAGGGCGGCGACGGCAAGTTCCGCATCGTGGGCATGGAGTGGACGCCGCGCGACGTGGGCATGCAGGCGGATTTCAAGCAGGGGCGGCTCGTGGCCGAGGCGCCGCGCAACGTGCGCACGGACGCCGGTGGCGCGGACCCGGAAATGCCCGTGGCCCCCAGGCTCGACATGCCCGAGGCCCCGGCCGTCGGCGCCGTGGCCGCTCCGGCAAAACCCGTTGCGGCCGGCGCGGAACAGCAGCCCAAGGCCGGCCCGGCCATCGCGGCGGCTGCCGCGTCGGCTGATGCGGGGCAGCTCGTCGCCATCAGCGACCCGCTCGTGCCGCGCAAAACGCCCGTGGCGCCGCCGGCGGAGATCACCTGGGGCAGCGGCAGGAGCATGGACGCGCGCCAGGGCGCGCCCGGCGCGGAGGCGCCCCCGGCCGTTCCGGCGCCCGGGCCTGCCGAGACGCCCGCGACCCCGCCGCAGGAGCCTGCGCCCGCTGCCGCACCCCCCCAGGCCGTGACCCCGGCCCCACAAGCCGCCCCGGTCCCGGAAGCGGCGCCCGCGCAGGAGGCGGCGCCGCAAGCCTTCACCGCCGAGGACAAGGCCGCGCTCGCCCGGGACGTGCGCGCCTGGAACAAGGCCTTCGCCGAGCGCTCCGCCGACATCGCCGATTTTTACGACCGCAAGGAATATAACCGCCTGCCGCATGCGCTGGGCGTGCCGCGCGGGCCTTCCTATGACAGCGCCATGCGCGCCCTGCAGCGGGAGTTCCGCCAGCCGTGGATGCGCGTGGTGGAGCGCGAGCCCGTGCTGGAATACCACTACCCGGTGGCCGTGAGCCGCTGCGAGCAGATGGTCGTGGGCCCCGAGGGCGCGGTGCAGGGCTTGCGGACGCTCTGGTGGCGCAAGGACGCCGATGGCGAGTTCCGCATCGTGGGCTCGGAGTTCAAGCCCGGCGAGTACGGGCTCGCGGCCGATTATCTGGAGCTCGTGAGCGGCGAGGTGAGCCGCGCCGTGGAGGCCTGGCGCAAGGCCTGGGAAGGCGCCCGGGTGGACGATTACATGGCTTTTTACACGCCGGACGCCGTGCAAGGGGGCCGCGCGGGCAGCCGCACCATCCGCAGCCAGAAGGAAGGCCTCTGGGGCCGCGTCAAGCCGACCATGGTCAATCTTTCGGGCCTGCGCCTCGCCATGGACAGGCGCGGCATCCGCGCGGACATGACTCAGGCCTATGCGGACAGCGCCGGCCGCAGCGACCGCGGCGTGAAGACGCTGCTTTTGCGCTATGACGGCAAGGACTGGCGCATCCAGCGCGAGGACTGGGCCCCCGAGGCCCCGGCGAGGTAG
- a CDS encoding EamA family transporter: MAATPGKGGVGNFLLGNGCILLATIFWGINVPATKVLIPEWMTADGVSAVRLVGGCILFWLASIFFKCEPIQKGDWLKIILGGAVGLFLFIFLFVTSLKYGNAIDISIIMTLPPMFVVLMEVIFMHQRPSLAEYLGLVISFAGAVIVIVTGASHTQSGSNILLGNAIAVASTICYAFYLVILEKPTHTYRPLSLLRWVFLFAAIPGLCLLPGMQDMPIVHAETARPWIWIGFILFCPTFIAYFLVQPAIKKIGSELVSLYQYLLPVCAAIACVIIGIEELHWTQCAAMVVIVIGMAVTNLGKRKRVKKAHEAAKTA, encoded by the coding sequence ATGGCGGCAACTCCCGGAAAAGGCGGCGTGGGCAACTTTCTCCTCGGCAACGGCTGCATCCTCCTGGCGACCATCTTCTGGGGCATCAACGTGCCCGCCACCAAGGTGCTCATCCCGGAATGGATGACTGCCGACGGCGTCTCGGCCGTGCGCCTCGTCGGCGGCTGCATCCTCTTCTGGCTGGCTTCGATCTTCTTCAAGTGCGAGCCCATCCAGAAGGGCGACTGGCTCAAGATCATCCTCGGCGGCGCCGTGGGCCTGTTCCTCTTCATCTTCCTCTTCGTGACCTCGCTCAAGTACGGCAACGCCATCGACATTTCCATCATCATGACCCTGCCGCCCATGTTCGTGGTGCTCATGGAAGTGATCTTCATGCACCAGCGGCCTTCGCTCGCCGAGTACCTGGGCCTCGTCATCTCCTTCGCTGGCGCGGTCATCGTCATCGTGACCGGGGCGAGCCACACCCAGTCCGGCTCCAACATCCTGCTCGGCAACGCCATCGCCGTCGCCTCCACCATTTGCTACGCCTTCTACCTCGTCATCCTGGAGAAGCCGACCCACACCTACAGGCCGCTCTCGCTCCTGCGCTGGGTCTTCCTGTTCGCGGCCATCCCGGGGCTGTGCCTCCTGCCCGGCATGCAGGACATGCCCATCGTCCACGCCGAGACCGCCCGGCCCTGGATCTGGATCGGCTTCATCCTCTTCTGCCCCACCTTCATCGCGTATTTCCTCGTGCAGCCGGCCATCAAGAAGATCGGCTCCGAGCTCGTCTCGCTCTACCAGTACCTCCTCCCCGTGTGCGCGGCCATCGCCTGCGTCATCATCGGCATCGAGGAGCTGCACTGGACGCAGTGCGCGGCCATGGTGGTCATCGTCATCGGCATGGCCGTGACCAATTTGGGCAAGCGCAAGCGCGTGAAGAAGGCCCACGAGGCCGCCAAGACCGCGTAA
- the purB gene encoding adenylosuccinate lyase, with translation MIERYTRPEMGRIWTLENRYRAWLAVELAVCEAWAELGRVPAEAVAVIREKADIDVDRILAIEEVTRHDVIAFLTSLEEKVGPEARFIHLGCTSSDIVDTANALLLQQAGALILEDIDALLATLKDLAGRHKGVLCMGRTHGIHAEPTSFGLKMAGFYAEFSRHRRRVREALDNIRVGKLSGAVGTYAFVTPEVEKLALERLGLRVDPHSTQIVQRDRYSQFFCALAILGGGIERLAVELRHLQRTEVLEAEEGFGKGQKGSSAMPHKKNPISAENLCGLSRLLRGNALAALEDQALWHERDISHSSVERVIMPDSTIITDYALARLTRVLSGLVTHPERMRENMDRSFGLYFSQRVLTALIATGMPRQEAYEAVQRLAMESWRSRRPFPELVKADAAIAGRLGAELDGLFDPAYYLRHEDAIFARVFGPDAEN, from the coding sequence ATGATCGAACGCTATACCCGGCCGGAAATGGGCCGCATCTGGACTCTGGAAAACCGCTACCGGGCATGGCTCGCCGTGGAGCTCGCCGTGTGCGAGGCCTGGGCAGAGCTCGGCCGCGTGCCGGCCGAGGCCGTGGCCGTCATCCGCGAGAAGGCGGACATCGACGTTGACCGCATCCTCGCCATCGAGGAAGTGACGCGGCATGATGTCATCGCCTTTTTGACCTCGCTGGAAGAGAAAGTCGGCCCCGAGGCGCGCTTCATCCACTTGGGCTGCACCTCGTCCGACATCGTGGATACGGCCAATGCCCTGCTCCTCCAGCAGGCCGGGGCGCTCATCCTCGAGGACATCGACGCCCTGCTCGCCACCCTCAAGGACCTCGCCGGGCGGCACAAAGGCGTGCTCTGCATGGGCCGCACCCATGGCATCCACGCCGAGCCCACCAGTTTCGGGCTCAAGATGGCCGGCTTTTACGCCGAATTTTCCCGCCATCGCCGCCGCGTGCGCGAGGCGCTCGATAATATCCGCGTGGGCAAGCTCTCCGGCGCGGTGGGCACCTACGCCTTCGTGACGCCCGAGGTGGAAAAGCTGGCCCTGGAGCGCCTAGGCCTCAGGGTGGACCCGCACTCCACCCAGATCGTCCAGCGCGACCGCTATTCGCAATTCTTCTGCGCGCTCGCCATCCTGGGCGGCGGCATCGAGCGCCTCGCCGTGGAGCTCAGGCACCTCCAGCGCACCGAGGTGCTGGAGGCGGAAGAGGGCTTCGGCAAGGGCCAGAAGGGCTCCTCGGCCATGCCACACAAGAAGAACCCCATTTCGGCCGAAAATCTCTGCGGCCTCTCGCGCCTCTTGCGCGGCAACGCCCTCGCCGCCCTGGAGGACCAGGCCTTGTGGCACGAGCGCGACATCAGCCATTCCTCGGTGGAGCGCGTCATCATGCCCGATTCCACCATCATCACCGACTACGCGCTGGCGCGCCTCACCCGGGTGCTTTCGGGCCTCGTGACGCACCCGGAGCGCATGCGGGAAAATATGGACCGCTCCTTCGGGCTCTATTTCTCGCAGCGGGTGCTCACCGCGCTCATTGCCACGGGCATGCCCCGGCAGGAGGCGTACGAGGCCGTGCAGCGCCTCGCCATGGAGAGCTGGCGGAGCCGCCGCCCCTTCCCGGAACTCGTGAAGGCGGACGCGGCCATCGCCGGGCGCCTGGGCGCGGAGCTCGACGGCCTTTTCGACCCGGCCTATTACCTGCGCCACGAGGACGCCATTTTCGCCCGCGTCTTCGGCCCGGACGCGGAAAACTAG
- the thiE gene encoding thiamine phosphate synthase: MPRILPGETDIYALTDSRLSLGRPVAEVARALLDAGVRLLQYREKRLAAGAMLEECRALRRMTREAGACFIVNDHVDIAMLVDADGVHVGQDDLPVPEVRRLVGPEMIIGLSTHSPEQARAALAAGADYIGVGPIFATQTKEDVVAPVGFAYLDWVAGNMRLPFVAIGGIKAWNAADVAAHGADCCALVSALVGAKDIGAAVAEVRQAIRAGKAARHC; encoded by the coding sequence ATGCCACGCATCCTGCCCGGCGAGACCGACATCTACGCCCTGACGGACAGCCGCCTCTCCCTCGGGCGCCCGGTGGCCGAGGTGGCCCGCGCCCTGCTCGACGCGGGCGTACGCCTCCTCCAGTACCGGGAAAAGCGGCTTGCGGCGGGCGCCATGCTGGAGGAATGCCGCGCGCTTCGGCGCATGACCCGCGAGGCCGGGGCCTGCTTCATCGTCAACGACCATGTGGACATCGCCATGCTCGTGGACGCGGACGGGGTGCACGTGGGACAGGATGACCTGCCCGTGCCCGAGGTGCGCCGGCTGGTGGGGCCGGAGATGATTATCGGCCTCTCCACCCACTCGCCGGAACAGGCGCGGGCCGCGCTTGCGGCCGGGGCGGATTATATCGGCGTGGGGCCCATCTTCGCCACGCAGACCAAGGAAGACGTGGTGGCGCCCGTGGGCTTCGCCTATCTCGACTGGGTGGCCGGGAACATGCGCCTGCCCTTTGTGGCCATCGGCGGCATCAAGGCGTGGAATGCCGCCGACGTGGCGGCCCATGGCGCGGATTGCTGCGCCCTCGTGTCCGCGCTCGTGGGCGCGAAAGATATCGGCGCGGCCGTGGCCGAGGTGCGGCAGGCCATCCGGGCCGGGAAGGCCGCCCGGCACTGCTGA
- the serS gene encoding serine--tRNA ligase → MIDLKLAQKQPEVVEKALKERHSKLDMREFRALDERRRALLAEVEGLKSQRNTASDEVAAIKRAGGDASDRFAELGELSERIKKLDAEVAGVKAGEEAWLLSVPNLPDSSVPQGADEKENVEVARWGTPRSFDFTPEEHGELGTRLGGLDFARAAKLTGSRFVVERAWAARLDRALANFFLDQHTKHEGYIEISPPYMVNRVTMTGTGQLPKFEEDLFKVRDWDYYLIPTAEVPLTNLHAGETLDEAELPLAYCAATPCFRSEAGSAGKDTRGMIRMHQFTKVEMVRFAHPDDSMAQLELMTGHARHLLELLELPYRVITLCTGDLGFSAAKTYDVEVWLPSQNTYREISSCSNCTDFQARRANIRFKPKGGKAAWVHTLNGSGLPTGRTMAAILENGQQKDGSVVLPKVLVPYMDGVEVIEPVR, encoded by the coding sequence ATGATCGATCTCAAGCTGGCGCAAAAGCAGCCGGAAGTGGTGGAAAAAGCGCTCAAGGAGCGCCATTCCAAGCTCGACATGCGGGAATTTCGCGCCCTTGACGAGCGGCGCCGCGCCCTCCTCGCCGAGGTGGAGGGCCTGAAGAGCCAGCGCAACACGGCCTCGGACGAGGTGGCCGCCATCAAGCGCGCCGGTGGCGACGCCAGCGACCGCTTCGCCGAGCTCGGCGAGCTTTCCGAGCGCATCAAGAAGCTCGACGCCGAAGTGGCCGGGGTCAAGGCCGGGGAGGAGGCCTGGCTGCTCTCCGTGCCCAACTTGCCGGATTCCTCGGTGCCGCAGGGCGCGGATGAAAAGGAGAATGTGGAAGTCGCGCGGTGGGGCACGCCGCGCAGCTTTGACTTCACCCCCGAGGAGCACGGCGAGCTCGGCACGCGCCTCGGCGGGCTCGACTTCGCCCGCGCGGCGAAGCTCACGGGCAGCCGCTTCGTGGTGGAGCGCGCCTGGGCCGCGCGCCTCGACCGGGCGCTGGCCAACTTCTTCCTCGACCAGCACACGAAACACGAGGGCTATATCGAGATCTCGCCGCCCTACATGGTCAACCGCGTGACCATGACCGGCACCGGGCAGCTCCCCAAGTTCGAGGAAGACCTCTTCAAGGTGCGCGACTGGGACTATTACCTCATCCCCACCGCCGAAGTGCCGCTCACCAACCTGCACGCCGGCGAGACGCTGGACGAGGCGGAGCTTCCGCTCGCCTACTGCGCGGCCACGCCCTGCTTCCGCTCCGAGGCGGGCAGCGCCGGCAAGGATACGCGCGGCATGATCCGCATGCACCAGTTCACCAAGGTGGAGATGGTCCGCTTCGCCCACCCGGACGACAGCATGGCCCAGCTCGAGCTCATGACCGGCCATGCGCGGCACCTGCTGGAGCTTCTGGAACTGCCCTACCGCGTCATCACCCTCTGCACGGGCGACCTCGGCTTCAGCGCCGCCAAGACCTATGACGTGGAGGTCTGGCTGCCCTCGCAGAACACCTACCGCGAGATCTCCTCCTGCTCCAACTGCACGGATTTCCAGGCGCGGCGCGCCAATATCCGCTTCAAACCCAAGGGCGGCAAGGCCGCGTGGGTGCACACGCTCAACGGCTCGGGGCTCCCCACCGGGCGCACCATGGCGGCAATCCTCGAAAACGGCCAGCAGAAGGACGGCAGCGTGGTGCTGCCCAAGGTGCTCGTGCCCTACATGGACGGCGTGGAGGTCATCGAGCCCGTGCGCTGA
- a CDS encoding translation initiation factor IF-2, translating into MGLTPASAAPGPWRFWALCGAIFCLLGGGPCPALAGATAAGASPGPCAVTEVMDRPFPLLVPLSYRWARGAAWMSALITASPALEAGARRALADAGLADRGGLLALSARLHSIGHLTPDDSPELAVAVRLVPAPDMPQALAGALREGELLALLRALLLDMESTLLAVQRSWPATLAEARQQASGLDAASLRLEALWRGAMAAQPAAGGWMCAPGALPALELAVRGAPDNAALWLLLAEARLQGDLPQAAVGAAGEALGLLAGRAHPADARLEARARYVRGLGHWRLGQPALAEADLDAALGTISPESGAQGAERARRLRARGAVRLMRRHVAGMCEDFAAACALGDCEGLAAARARGHCRGDAASADEAGATP; encoded by the coding sequence GTGGGGCTCACGCCCGCAAGCGCGGCGCCCGGGCCGTGGCGCTTCTGGGCCCTGTGCGGGGCGATCTTCTGCCTGCTCGGCGGGGGCCCGTGCCCCGCGCTGGCCGGGGCGACGGCTGCGGGCGCATCGCCGGGGCCCTGCGCCGTGACCGAGGTGATGGACCGCCCCTTTCCGCTCCTCGTGCCGCTGTCCTACCGCTGGGCCCGGGGCGCGGCGTGGATGAGCGCCCTCATCACGGCCTCGCCCGCGCTTGAGGCCGGGGCGCGCCGGGCTCTTGCCGATGCGGGCCTTGCCGACCGCGGCGGCCTGCTCGCGCTCAGCGCGCGGCTGCACAGCATCGGCCACCTCACGCCCGACGATTCGCCGGAACTGGCCGTGGCCGTGCGCCTTGTGCCCGCGCCCGACATGCCGCAGGCCCTTGCCGGCGCCCTGCGCGAGGGCGAACTGCTCGCGCTGCTCAGGGCGCTCCTGCTCGACATGGAATCGACCCTGCTCGCCGTGCAGCGGTCGTGGCCGGCCACGCTTGCCGAAGCGCGCCAACAGGCCTCCGGGCTCGACGCGGCTTCCCTGCGCCTGGAGGCGCTCTGGCGCGGCGCCATGGCCGCGCAGCCGGCAGCGGGCGGCTGGATGTGCGCGCCCGGGGCGCTCCCCGCGCTGGAGCTCGCCGTCAGGGGCGCGCCGGACAATGCGGCCCTGTGGCTCCTGCTGGCCGAGGCGCGCCTTCAGGGCGACCTGCCGCAGGCGGCGGTGGGCGCCGCCGGGGAAGCCCTCGGGCTCCTCGCCGGGCGCGCGCACCCCGCGGACGCGCGGCTGGAGGCCCGGGCGCGCTATGTGCGCGGCCTCGGGCACTGGCGGCTCGGGCAACCGGCGCTGGCCGAGGCCGACCTTGATGCCGCCCTGGGGACTATTTCCCCAGAGAGCGGCGCACAGGGGGCGGAACGGGCGCGCCGCCTGCGCGCGCGGGGGGCCGTGCGCCTCATGCGCCGCCATGTGGCCGGTATGTGCGAGGATTTTGCCGCGGCCTGCGCCCTGGGCGACTGCGAGGGGCTGGCCGCGGCCCGGGCGCGCGGGCATTGCCGCGGGGACGCCGCAAGCGCGGACGAAGCGGGTGCCACGCCATGA